The following proteins are encoded in a genomic region of Planktothrix tepida PCC 9214:
- a CDS encoding transporter substrate-binding domain-containing protein encodes MKARFHKIFKGKILNVFFIIVVGIGILFPSLTSFSQTHQAPATIRETTTLVTVPSSSPNNPAAKPPESNPELSLGTYGTAVKQLQKQLKQNGYFTGPIDGIYDQTTELAVYNFQISMGLLADGVVGQETLKSLNNSSLLTAWTPVSTPLNSSSNLPPDIQGILDRGILVVAVLGTDNPPFFSENSQGKLTGLDIDLGQAIATELGVKVKFDRSAKVFNEVVDLVYQHKADIGISKLSISMARAKKVLFSSPYVSMRQGLLVNRLELAKKAQNKRPEEVIQNLDGKLGVIKGTQYALFFAKTRFPQAQVVEFETWDDVVEAVKKGEVLAAYRDELEVKKIVLAQPDSALDIQTVALTDTKDALAMVIPWDYDHFLAFVNTYLDLNNLNYTVEQLINKYPDIFKQES; translated from the coding sequence TTGAAAGCTCGATTCCATAAAATATTTAAAGGGAAAATTCTTAATGTTTTCTTCATCATAGTGGTAGGAATTGGGATTTTGTTTCCATCCCTAACTTCATTCTCTCAAACTCATCAAGCTCCAGCCACAATCCGGGAAACAACAACGTTAGTAACCGTCCCCTCTTCATCCCCCAATAATCCGGCTGCAAAACCCCCTGAATCAAATCCAGAACTCAGTTTAGGAACCTACGGAACTGCGGTTAAACAATTGCAAAAGCAACTCAAGCAAAATGGTTATTTTACAGGGCCAATTGATGGGATTTACGATCAAACAACTGAATTAGCTGTCTATAATTTTCAAATTAGTATGGGATTATTGGCGGATGGGGTTGTAGGTCAAGAAACATTAAAATCTCTCAATAATTCTTCTCTATTGACTGCCTGGACTCCTGTATCAACTCCTCTAAATTCTTCCTCTAATCTTCCTCCCGATATTCAAGGAATTTTGGATCGAGGGATACTGGTTGTTGCGGTTTTAGGAACGGATAACCCGCCCTTTTTTAGCGAGAATTCCCAGGGTAAATTAACCGGATTAGATATTGATTTAGGTCAAGCCATTGCCACAGAATTAGGGGTTAAAGTTAAATTTGATCGGTCGGCAAAAGTTTTTAATGAAGTTGTAGATTTAGTGTATCAGCACAAAGCCGATATTGGCATCTCGAAATTAAGTATTAGTATGGCAAGGGCTAAAAAAGTGCTGTTTTCTTCTCCTTATGTCAGTATGCGTCAAGGATTGTTGGTGAATCGTTTAGAATTAGCGAAGAAAGCTCAAAATAAACGTCCTGAAGAAGTTATTCAAAATTTAGATGGAAAATTGGGAGTGATTAAGGGAACTCAATATGCGCTATTTTTTGCCAAAACTCGGTTTCCCCAGGCTCAAGTCGTTGAATTTGAAACTTGGGATGACGTTGTAGAAGCGGTGAAAAAAGGAGAAGTCCTAGCTGCTTATCGAGATGAATTAGAAGTGAAAAAAATTGTACTCGCTCAACCTGATTCAGCTTTAGATATTCAAACCGTCGCTCTCACGGATACTAAGGATGCACTGGCGATGGTTATTCCCTGGGATTATGACCATTTCCTAGCGTTTGTCAATACTTATCTGGATCTCAATAACTTAAACTATACTGTTGAACAGTTAATTAATAAATATCCAGATATTTTTAAGCAGGAATCCTAA
- a CDS encoding dicarboxylate/amino acid:cation symporter, with the protein MKLSKKKSLRSQVINILKNPWLLLISIIFSIATGLLKPSLAFQLEPIGQMYLSLLKMCVLPILISAITMSIGRLMASNNATKSIKRIMIIFPVLMVFIAVTAILVAGITKPGTGLSTTTLQNLGILVNKSGIDLEVALNQPLPPLKNQPGLGSFVISMIPDNIFDALSKGDTLKVLFFSIIFGISLGMVQDSTSASQAFLDGLEIIYRTFNKWISWLTLLLPFGLYGLLSAQIAHTGLNVVFAMVNFIAVAVFTYLLIYAVSTILIWVRSRCPLSYVFSMAQEPTILALATTNALACLPSMISTMSQGLKFSLQTTNLVVPLGITVGRFGQVVYFTLASIFVAQLYQISIGVSGLAIIIVGSIFAGMASSGATGIVTLTTLNVVLRPLGLPLEAALVLFIAIDPIMDPFRTLCTVHTGMAATALIADQDPNFFSLESESQQDLITT; encoded by the coding sequence ATGAAGTTATCAAAAAAAAAGAGTTTGAGATCTCAGGTTATTAATATTTTAAAGAATCCTTGGCTCCTGCTAATTAGCATTATTTTTTCCATTGCCACAGGATTGTTAAAACCGTCCCTGGCTTTTCAACTTGAACCCATTGGTCAGATGTATTTAAGCTTGCTTAAAATGTGTGTTTTGCCGATTTTAATTTCAGCAATTACAATGAGTATTGGGCGACTTATGGCTTCTAATAATGCGACAAAATCCATCAAACGCATTATGATTATCTTTCCGGTGTTAATGGTATTCATTGCCGTAACTGCAATATTAGTTGCTGGAATCACAAAACCGGGAACAGGTTTAAGTACAACAACCCTACAAAACCTGGGAATATTAGTGAATAAATCAGGAATTGATTTAGAAGTCGCATTAAATCAACCTTTACCTCCCTTAAAAAATCAGCCTGGATTAGGGAGTTTTGTGATCAGTATGATTCCCGATAATATTTTTGATGCCCTGAGTAAAGGGGATACATTAAAGGTTTTATTTTTCTCGATTATTTTTGGGATTTCTTTGGGAATGGTTCAAGATAGCACCTCTGCATCTCAGGCTTTTTTAGATGGTTTAGAAATTATTTATCGCACCTTTAATAAATGGATTAGTTGGTTAACCTTGCTGCTGCCGTTTGGTTTATATGGTTTACTATCGGCTCAAATTGCTCACACCGGATTAAACGTTGTGTTTGCCATGGTGAATTTTATTGCGGTGGCTGTTTTTACCTATTTATTAATTTATGCCGTGAGTACCATTTTGATTTGGGTGCGATCTCGATGTCCATTAAGTTATGTCTTCTCCATGGCTCAAGAACCCACAATTTTAGCCTTAGCAACCACAAATGCTTTAGCGTGTTTACCCTCAATGATTTCTACCATGAGTCAGGGTTTAAAATTTTCTCTACAAACCACAAACTTAGTTGTTCCTTTGGGGATCACGGTCGGTCGTTTTGGTCAAGTGGTTTATTTCACTTTGGCGAGTATCTTTGTTGCCCAACTGTATCAAATTTCGATTGGTGTATCGGGGTTAGCCATTATCATTGTCGGTTCGATTTTTGCTGGAATGGCCAGTTCAGGGGCGACCGGAATTGTGACCTTAACGACCCTGAATGTTGTTCTTAGACCTTTGGGATTACCCTTAGAAGCCGCCTTAGTTTTATTTATTGCCATTGACCCGATTATGGATCCCTTTCGGACATTATGTACGGTACATACGGGAATGGCAGCGACGGCTTTAATTGCGGATCAAGATCCTAATTTTTTTAGCTTAGAATCAGAATCTCAACAAGATTTGATTACCACTTAA
- a CDS encoding threonine synthase, with protein sequence MFLKSKEIHLKCTHCSQITAYQKASIVCPLCGGTILQAEYDLEELVHCHWKDKLSTRYPSLWRYHELLPLFDSNHIVTLGEGWTPLIQAQRFGKLIGLDYLYIKDERQNPTGSFKDRQASVTISVMKEQGIKEMVLASTGNVAISYSAYAARAGIKLWAFLSGLTPDEKIREIQLYGAEVVKVPGTYDQTKQVAAEFAQNQGIFLDSGLKSFTSGESMKTMALELGEQLHGQAPDWFIQGVSGAMGPIGVVKGFEEMMALGMVDKVPRLGMIQSSGCNPMVQAFEKGEREAIPVTDPKTAIATLATGNPGFAYSWLYDLMQKYGGAMEQATDAEAYTVTRLLAQTEGISVEPATAVAFAGLIKLAQRGIIQPQERVVINCSGHTYPVEEQILTEEFAPEASTQFKW encoded by the coding sequence ATGTTTTTAAAATCCAAAGAAATTCATTTGAAATGCACCCATTGTTCTCAGATTACCGCTTATCAAAAAGCATCCATTGTCTGTCCTCTGTGTGGTGGAACCATTCTTCAAGCCGAGTATGATCTTGAAGAGTTAGTTCATTGTCATTGGAAAGACAAACTTTCCACTCGTTACCCCAGTTTGTGGCGCTATCACGAACTTTTACCTTTATTTGATTCCAATCATATTGTCACCCTAGGAGAAGGTTGGACACCCTTAATTCAGGCCCAACGCTTCGGAAAGTTAATCGGTTTAGATTATCTTTATATTAAGGATGAACGTCAAAACCCTACAGGTTCCTTTAAAGATCGACAAGCTTCCGTGACCATTTCGGTGATGAAGGAACAGGGAATTAAAGAAATGGTTTTAGCCTCAACCGGAAATGTGGCTATTTCCTATTCAGCTTATGCAGCTAGGGCGGGAATTAAACTTTGGGCGTTTCTGTCAGGTTTAACCCCCGATGAAAAAATCCGAGAAATTCAATTATATGGTGCAGAAGTCGTTAAAGTCCCTGGAACCTATGATCAAACCAAACAAGTCGCTGCGGAATTTGCCCAAAATCAGGGGATTTTTTTAGATAGTGGCTTGAAAAGCTTTACCAGTGGGGAAAGCATGAAAACAATGGCCCTGGAGTTAGGCGAACAACTGCACGGACAAGCCCCAGACTGGTTTATTCAGGGGGTGAGTGGAGCCATGGGGCCCATTGGAGTGGTTAAAGGTTTTGAGGAAATGATGGCGTTAGGAATGGTCGATAAAGTGCCCCGTTTGGGAATGATTCAATCCTCCGGTTGTAACCCGATGGTACAAGCTTTTGAAAAAGGTGAACGGGAAGCCATTCCGGTTACAGACCCAAAAACGGCGATCGCCACCTTAGCAACAGGAAATCCGGGTTTTGCCTATAGCTGGCTTTATGATTTAATGCAGAAATATGGGGGAGCGATGGAACAAGCAACGGATGCTGAAGCCTATACCGTGACTCGACTGTTAGCCCAAACCGAAGGAATTTCTGTGGAACCTGCCACGGCTGTTGCTTTTGCTGGGTTAATCAAACTGGCTCAACGGGGAATCATCCAACCTCAAGAACGAGTGGTGATTAACTGTTCGGGTCATACCTATCCGGTTGAAGAACAGATTTTAACCGAGGAATTTGCACCAGAAGCGTCAACCCAGTTTAAGTGGTAA
- a CDS encoding choice-of-anchor L family PEP-CTERM protein — protein MKRFQKISTVITAIAALGMIEAPASAFTVTQNNNTSALLNALLGNTNGLSNFSTSITGNADAFGLFQNDPFGLKSGIVMSTGRVVDLPGVNSSSVYNPDLSTNFGLFGDTPGSYDLAKFDISFHADSTVNKIYFEYVFGSEEFVEYGGTSFNDSFELLLNGVNLAQLSNGQTVTINNLVSNPSGPFHPDYINNPAGPGTVTKLDGYTKKLTFEGLLKQNDTNTLSIKIKDLADGIYDSGVLLKGGSLGTVKPPKDVPEPGTIIGLVFAAGIAGVARRLPSGRLHRTDKSSNS, from the coding sequence ATGAAACGATTCCAAAAAATTTCTACCGTTATTACTGCTATTGCCGCTCTCGGTATGATTGAAGCACCAGCATCAGCTTTTACCGTGACTCAAAATAATAATACTTCTGCTTTGCTGAATGCCCTTTTAGGAAACACCAATGGTTTAAGTAATTTTTCCACCAGTATCACCGGAAACGCCGATGCTTTTGGCTTGTTCCAAAATGATCCATTTGGGTTGAAATCTGGGATTGTGATGAGCACTGGGAGAGTAGTAGACTTACCCGGAGTGAACAGCAGCAGCGTATATAACCCTGATTTAAGCACAAATTTTGGGCTATTCGGTGATACTCCTGGTAGTTATGACTTGGCTAAATTTGATATCAGCTTTCACGCTGACAGCACCGTAAACAAGATATATTTCGAGTATGTCTTCGGTTCAGAAGAGTTTGTCGAGTATGGGGGAACCAGTTTCAATGATTCTTTTGAATTATTGCTTAACGGTGTAAACCTAGCGCAATTAAGTAACGGTCAAACTGTTACTATCAACAACCTTGTTAGTAACCCTAGTGGGCCGTTTCACCCAGACTATATCAACAATCCTGCTGGCCCAGGTACGGTAACAAAACTGGATGGCTACACGAAAAAGCTAACTTTTGAAGGTTTGCTAAAGCAGAACGACACAAATACTTTAAGCATCAAAATTAAAGATCTCGCTGATGGGATTTATGATTCAGGGGTATTGCTTAAAGGTGGTTCTCTCGGAACCGTCAAACCACCTAAAGATGTTCCTGAACCCGGAACAATTATCGGCTTAGTCTTTGCGGCAGGAATAGCTGGTGTGGCTCGGCGTCTTCCATCGGGGCGGTTACACAGAACAGATAAATCTTCCAATTCTTGA
- the pckA gene encoding phosphoenolpyruvate carboxykinase (ATP), whose product METTNTVNHNVYQDVSSSTLINNRLAEQEGAFPTNNTTKKYSEHPNLLELPHYGLEELGLRNLGHVYRNLPIPTLVEHSIARAEGILAANGSLCVKTGKYTGRSPHDKFIVDEPESRDEIHWSKMNVPIPEFNFDRLYRRVRSYVQGRDLYIFDGYVGADPHYQYGVRVITERASQSLFAQQLFIRPTAEQLKTHHTDFTVIAVPGLHADPEDDGINSEAFIVLNLSKKMVIIGGSKYAGEIKKSVFSLMNYFMTKADVLPMHCAANMDADGHTALFFGLSGTGKTTLSADPERYLIGDDEHGWSDHGVFNFEGGCYAKTIKLRREQEPQIWDAIRFGSLMENVVLDHDTRVPDYDDGSLTENTRVAYPIEYIPNAVIPGIGRHPKTIIFLTADAFGVLPPIAKLTKEQAMYHFMSGYTSKVAGTERGIKDPEATFSAGFGKCFLPLAASVYAKLLGKRLEEHPETNVYLVNTGWSGGAYGVGQRVPISYTRAMVSAAVNGTLDNAKFYPHPIFKVLVPENIPGIPSEILDPVQTWKNPQAYQKQAKQLAQLFVDNFKKFEGVPESVLEAQPNLN is encoded by the coding sequence ATGGAAACCACAAATACCGTTAATCACAATGTCTATCAAGATGTGTCTTCTTCAACTTTAATTAATAATCGATTAGCCGAGCAGGAAGGTGCTTTTCCCACAAATAATACGACTAAAAAATATTCAGAACACCCAAATTTATTAGAATTACCCCATTATGGATTAGAAGAATTAGGACTCAGAAACCTAGGTCATGTTTATCGCAACTTACCCATTCCTACCTTAGTTGAACATTCCATAGCTCGTGCTGAAGGCATTCTCGCAGCCAATGGATCTCTATGTGTCAAAACCGGAAAATATACCGGACGTTCACCCCATGATAAATTCATTGTCGATGAACCCGAAAGCCGGGATGAAATTCACTGGAGCAAAATGAATGTTCCTATCCCGGAATTCAATTTTGATCGTCTGTATCGTCGGGTTCGGTCTTATGTTCAAGGACGGGATTTATACATTTTTGATGGCTATGTGGGTGCTGATCCTCACTATCAATATGGTGTACGAGTCATTACAGAACGAGCCTCTCAAAGTTTATTTGCCCAACAATTGTTTATTCGCCCCACCGCCGAACAACTCAAAACCCATCACACTGATTTTACCGTAATTGCCGTTCCAGGGTTACACGCCGATCCTGAAGATGATGGCATTAATAGTGAAGCGTTTATCGTCCTGAATTTATCGAAAAAAATGGTGATCATTGGGGGATCAAAATATGCCGGAGAAATCAAAAAATCCGTGTTCTCCCTGATGAACTACTTTATGACTAAAGCCGATGTGCTACCCATGCACTGTGCCGCCAATATGGATGCAGACGGACACACCGCCCTATTCTTTGGTTTATCGGGAACCGGAAAAACCACCCTCTCGGCTGACCCCGAACGCTATTTAATTGGAGATGATGAACATGGTTGGTCAGATCATGGGGTGTTTAACTTTGAAGGCGGTTGTTATGCCAAAACCATTAAACTGCGTCGGGAACAGGAACCGCAAATTTGGGATGCGATTCGGTTTGGGTCTTTAATGGAAAACGTGGTTTTAGACCATGACACCCGTGTTCCTGATTATGATGATGGCAGCTTAACGGAAAATACCCGCGTTGCCTATCCCATCGAGTATATTCCTAATGCAGTGATTCCAGGGATTGGTCGCCATCCAAAAACAATTATTTTCTTAACAGCAGATGCCTTTGGTGTGCTACCTCCCATTGCCAAACTCACGAAAGAACAGGCCATGTATCACTTCATGTCCGGTTATACCAGTAAAGTCGCCGGAACAGAACGGGGAATTAAAGACCCAGAAGCCACCTTTTCCGCCGGATTTGGCAAATGCTTCTTACCCTTGGCTGCGTCAGTCTATGCCAAATTATTAGGGAAACGATTAGAAGAACACCCCGAAACCAACGTCTATTTAGTCAATACCGGATGGTCGGGTGGCGCCTACGGAGTCGGACAACGGGTTCCGATCTCCTATACTCGCGCTATGGTCTCGGCGGCAGTCAATGGAACCTTAGACAACGCCAAGTTCTATCCCCATCCGATTTTCAAAGTGTTAGTACCCGAAAATATCCCAGGAATTCCTTCTGAAATTTTAGATCCGGTACAAACCTGGAAGAATCCCCAAGCCTATCAAAAACAAGCCAAACAATTAGCGCAGTTATTTGTGGACAACTTCAAGAAATTTGAAGGGGTTCCTGAAAGTGTTCTGGAAGCTCAACCGAATCTTAACTAA
- a CDS encoding NADP-dependent isocitrate dehydrogenase, whose product MYEKITPPTTGEKVTFKNGEPIVPDNPIIPFIRGDGTGIDLWPATEKVLNAAVAKAYGGKRQISWFKVYAGDEACELYGTYQYLPEDTTTAIREYGVAIKGPLTTPIGGGIRSLNVALRQIHDLYACVRPCKYYTGTPSPHKTPEKLDVIIYRENTEDIYLGIEWRQGTEIAEKLINILNTELIPATPEHGKKQIRLDSGIGIKPISKTGSQRLVRRAIYQALRLPKNKQMVTLVHKGNIMKYTEGAFRDWGYELATTEFRNECITERESWILGNKEKNPDLSLENNARQIEPGYDALTPEKQAEICKEVEGVLNAIWETHGNGKWKEKIMVNDRIADSIFQQIQTRPDEYSILATMNLNGDYLSDAAAAMVGGLGMGPGANIGDECAIFEATHGTAPKHAGLDRVNPGSLILSGVMMLEYMGWQEAADLIKKGLSGAIANQEVTYDLARLMEPPVEPLKCSEFADAIIKHFDD is encoded by the coding sequence ATGTACGAAAAGATTACTCCACCCACCACAGGCGAGAAAGTCACCTTCAAAAACGGCGAACCCATTGTTCCTGATAATCCAATTATTCCCTTCATTCGCGGAGATGGCACCGGAATTGACCTCTGGCCGGCTACAGAAAAAGTTCTGAATGCGGCTGTTGCTAAAGCCTACGGCGGCAAACGTCAAATTAGCTGGTTTAAAGTCTACGCTGGGGACGAAGCCTGCGAACTCTACGGTACTTATCAATATTTACCCGAAGACACCACCACCGCCATCAGGGAATATGGAGTGGCAATTAAAGGGCCATTAACCACGCCCATCGGTGGCGGCATTCGCTCTTTGAATGTGGCCTTACGGCAAATTCATGATCTATATGCCTGTGTTCGTCCCTGTAAATATTACACCGGAACTCCTTCTCCTCATAAAACCCCTGAAAAATTAGATGTGATTATCTATCGGGAAAATACCGAGGATATTTATTTAGGAATTGAATGGCGTCAGGGAACGGAAATCGCCGAAAAATTAATTAATATTCTCAATACCGAATTAATTCCGGCGACTCCTGAACATGGGAAAAAACAAATTCGCCTCGATTCTGGAATTGGGATTAAACCGATTAGTAAAACGGGTTCTCAACGGTTAGTTCGTCGTGCCATTTATCAGGCTTTGCGTCTGCCTAAAAATAAACAAATGGTGACGTTGGTGCATAAAGGTAATATTATGAAATACACCGAAGGGGCTTTCCGAGATTGGGGTTATGAATTAGCAACAACGGAATTCCGCAACGAATGTATTACAGAACGGGAATCTTGGATTTTAGGAAATAAAGAGAAAAATCCTGATCTGTCTTTAGAAAACAATGCTCGTCAAATTGAACCCGGTTATGATGCCTTAACACCGGAAAAACAAGCTGAAATTTGTAAAGAAGTAGAAGGGGTTCTCAATGCTATTTGGGAAACGCATGGTAATGGGAAATGGAAGGAGAAAATTATGGTCAATGACCGTATTGCTGATAGTATTTTCCAACAAATTCAAACCCGTCCTGATGAATATTCTATTCTGGCTACGATGAATTTAAACGGGGATTATTTATCGGATGCAGCGGCTGCAATGGTCGGAGGTTTAGGTATGGGGCCAGGGGCAAATATTGGCGATGAATGTGCGATTTTTGAAGCCACTCATGGCACAGCACCTAAACACGCAGGTTTAGATCGAGTTAACCCGGGTTCTTTGATTTTATCGGGGGTGATGATGTTAGAATATATGGGGTGGCAAGAAGCGGCAGACTTAATTAAAAAAGGGTTAAGTGGTGCGATCGCAAATCAAGAAGTCACCTATGATTTAGCCCGATTAATGGAGCCTCCCGTTGAACCGTTGAAATGTTCAGAATTTGCCGATGCAATTATTAAACATTTCGATGATTAA
- a CDS encoding nucleotide-binding protein, whose protein sequence is MIKIVVNATKGGVGKTTVATNIALLLAQQNKRVWALDLAGRGRMARFLESTSYFNNSTNKIDIPETETLPDSFSGASDYDFLVADTDDYYKVPATIVTQRGWRLIIPIVPDDSVGVEDIVEETASLLNFGLLTNLVPRARIVVNNRHHNDNYEQLYHQVYKQVEAASIDEFLSNQWLPFVNLSPFDFTSDEVFSKTLGSVLSELGI, encoded by the coding sequence GTGATCAAGATAGTCGTCAATGCAACTAAGGGTGGAGTAGGAAAAACAACAGTAGCAACGAATATTGCTCTACTACTTGCCCAGCAAAACAAACGTGTTTGGGCTTTAGATCTTGCAGGGAGAGGCCGCATGGCAAGGTTTTTGGAATCTACCAGTTACTTCAATAACAGTACCAATAAAATCGATATTCCAGAAACAGAGACTTTACCCGATTCTTTCTCAGGAGCATCAGATTACGATTTTCTAGTTGCTGATACTGATGACTACTATAAAGTTCCTGCTACTATTGTAACACAACGAGGTTGGAGATTGATCATTCCAATTGTACCTGATGATTCGGTTGGGGTAGAAGATATAGTAGAGGAAACTGCATCCCTTTTAAATTTTGGTCTTCTGACTAACTTAGTTCCAAGGGCAAGAATTGTAGTAAATAATCGTCATCATAATGATAATTATGAACAACTTTACCACCAAGTATATAAACAAGTTGAGGCTGCTTCTATTGATGAATTTTTGTCAAATCAATGGTTGCCATTTGTAAATTTATCTCCGTTCGATTTTACATCTGATGAAGTTTTCTCAAAAACTTTGGGTTCTGTTCTCTCTGAGCTTGGGATTTAA
- a CDS encoding Uma2 family endonuclease: MAIATVTETETFSLEDFMANPPDHQEWVDGQLVETTGMTIKHSQIQCRLGRYWGNYAVESGQGGDAYTELPCRTLKQGRRPDVSYLTPELLTQFGEFPTLPQSPPLLAEIVSPSDAAEDLFAKASEYLESGCQEVWLVFPENKRVLIITENQTLAFKAGDIVNTQIILLGFSLEINQLFG; encoded by the coding sequence ATGGCGATCGCTACTGTCACAGAAACAGAAACCTTTTCCCTAGAAGATTTTATGGCAAATCCTCCCGATCATCAAGAGTGGGTGGATGGACAATTGGTGGAGACAACCGGAATGACAATTAAACATAGCCAGATTCAATGTCGGTTAGGTCGTTATTGGGGAAATTACGCAGTTGAATCAGGACAAGGAGGAGATGCTTATACAGAGCTTCCCTGTCGTACCTTAAAACAAGGTCGCCGTCCTGATGTGTCCTATCTCACACCGGAATTACTAACACAATTTGGGGAGTTTCCCACCTTACCCCAAAGTCCTCCCCTCCTCGCTGAAATTGTGTCTCCCAGTGATGCGGCGGAGGATTTATTTGCTAAAGCCAGTGAATATTTAGAGTCCGGTTGTCAGGAAGTTTGGTTAGTTTTTCCTGAAAATAAACGAGTTTTAATTATTACAGAAAATCAAACCTTAGCGTTTAAAGCTGGCGATATTGTTAATACACAAATTATTTTATTAGGATTTAGTCTTGAAATTAATCAATTATTTGGTTAA
- the rnhA gene encoding ribonuclease HI codes for MNDNLKEVTIYTDGACSGNPGPGGYGVVLMYGPHRKELSGGYQLTTNNRMELMAAIVGLEALKFPCAVNLYTDSRYLVDAMCKGWAKKWQQNGWKRNPKESAKNPDLWERLLNISQQHQVQFLWVKGHAGDEENECCDRLAVNASQQPDLLPDLGYSQEN; via the coding sequence ATGAACGACAATTTAAAAGAAGTTACAATTTATACCGATGGAGCCTGTAGTGGCAATCCAGGGCCAGGAGGATATGGCGTCGTGTTAATGTATGGCCCCCATCGCAAGGAATTATCGGGGGGTTATCAACTTACCACAAATAATCGCATGGAATTAATGGCGGCAATTGTCGGATTAGAAGCTTTAAAGTTTCCTTGTGCTGTTAATTTATATACGGATTCTCGCTATTTAGTGGATGCAATGTGCAAAGGATGGGCGAAGAAATGGCAACAAAATGGTTGGAAACGTAATCCAAAAGAATCTGCTAAAAATCCCGATTTGTGGGAAAGATTACTCAATATTTCTCAACAGCATCAAGTTCAATTTCTCTGGGTGAAAGGTCATGCTGGAGATGAAGAAAATGAATGTTGCGATCGCTTGGCAGTTAACGCTTCCCAACAACCCGATTTACTCCCGGATTTGGGTTATTCACAAGAGAATTAA
- a CDS encoding chorismate lyase yields MRRLEPVTQPTAWHRLRCRWQGDEAIVKQGLPHSQLSPPWQILLLGDGSPTRHLQLLTGEPTEVDVIDMSAIGISTDNAPEQILAVPGPRVRRQVWLRTASGQRLAYATSWWEASHVDEYLQNRSLPIWASLARLRTELYRDVQGIYYGDSKALELAFGESGPFWGRHYLFWHHGKPLTLIYEVFSPYLTQYLGQTGNC; encoded by the coding sequence ATTAGAAGACTCGAACCCGTTACTCAACCAACTGCTTGGCATCGTCTTCGGTGTCGATGGCAGGGGGATGAAGCTATTGTTAAACAAGGACTACCCCACAGTCAACTGTCTCCCCCTTGGCAAATTTTACTCTTAGGAGATGGTTCTCCGACTCGACATTTACAACTGTTAACCGGGGAACCCACAGAGGTTGATGTGATTGATATGTCAGCCATTGGCATCAGTACGGATAATGCCCCAGAGCAGATTTTAGCCGTTCCTGGCCCCCGTGTGCGCCGTCAAGTGTGGTTAAGAACCGCATCAGGACAACGGTTAGCTTACGCAACTTCTTGGTGGGAAGCCAGTCATGTTGATGAATATTTACAAAATCGGTCGTTACCCATCTGGGCAAGTTTAGCACGATTACGGACGGAACTGTATCGGGATGTGCAGGGAATTTATTATGGCGATAGCAAAGCCTTAGAATTAGCCTTTGGCGAATCAGGGCCATTTTGGGGACGTCATTATTTATTTTGGCATCATGGCAAACCGTTAACTTTAATTTATGAAGTTTTTTCCCCTTATTTAACTCAATATTTAGGACAGACAGGAAACTGTTAA